The window TGTAGCTTCCCAATTATTAATAAGAACTGGTCTTGGAATGTCCTTGTACTTTCCCCTGCAAATATGTCTGCGAATAAAATTGTGGAAAGTATGCGACAGTCCGGTAAACCCTCTTGTAGTACAAGACATCAGGGCCTCCGGAGCATGGAATCTATCCCCTGCCTCTAATTTGTAGTCCAGCATCTCCGGGGACAGTCCCATTTGAAATCTGACCTGGTCAAACTGATCCATCTCCGCCTCAACTAAAAAATTTCCACTGTATACAAGAGACATTCCATAACACAGGCCTTCGTTCTCCCGAGTCCCCTTTTCCGCCAAAATGACAAAAGGATTCTGCTGATGGCTGGAAGTTCCTCTTCTGCTTTCAATGCACTGCTTACTGTGTAAAACAGGTCTTTTTTCCAGAATCCGCTCCATCATATGCCTGCCGTGGAAGTGAATGAGCTCATACTCTCCTGTTACAAAATCCAGCGTGGATGTCAGGACTTTGTTGAGAAATACCGGCATATCGCCGCTGTTTCTCACCTCCACACTTCTAGTCATTACATCTTCCTCGTAAAAAACACCGTACCTTAGAATCACAATAACTTTTGTGTTACTATCTTCCAGTACAATCTCACAAGTAACCGAATCCTCTCCGCCATACGCCGCAGGAAGTCCTGGAATTTGATATTTTCCCTTTTTTATATGATGCTCTCTGTATCTCAGGTCTGAGCCGTATACTCCTTCCTCCGTCCGCAGGCAAAATGCGGGACTCCGGTAATCTCCATTTCCAAAGCAGGGGTATTCCTGTGGCAGGACGTCACAGGAAAATGTATTGTCCCCTCTTAAGTCATATGGAACCCCACTCATCCCCCTTTCATAATAGGCGATCGTGCCGCTCATATCGCAGTTAATTCTCACGCCGTAGTATAAATGCAGCAGAAAGCCAGTGTCGGTTATCCCTATTTGATAGGTCGTATTTTTGGATTGTAATGTTATAAGTTTCATATTGTCACTACTCTGCCTTTATATCGAAGTAAACATAACCATTACTGGTTACTGTAATCGTTGCCGTTTTTGTTTCTGCATTGTATTCAACCTCAGGATCTGTATAGTTTCCTTCCAAACCTGATACGTTGCTTATAACCGGTTGTTTCTCAAGATTGCTCAATGTGATGGTGGTTGTTCTTCGTTCCTGATCTTTTGTATTAGTAATATAATTTGTATAAACCCATGACAGAGCATCTTTTTTACTCATTTCAGGCAGCGCCGCTGCTTCTGAAGCATTCTGTGCATTTTCCCACAACTCATCTTTATTTGTCCGGTAATTGTTTAATCTGACAGTAATACCATCTGCTTTCTCTTTTAGAATCAGATATGTGTGAGGTTCCAGCACAGCAGAAGCCTCCCATCCTCTATCTGAAACCCCTGGTACAGAAAGGCTCATATTCTCTGCCGTCTGATCCACATCTTCATTATACTTGTAATTATATACATACCAGGCATCCTCTAATTTCTGCGCAAAAATATCTCCATCATATGTGTCCTCATAAAGGCTATTAAAATAGGCCTGCCTCTTCTCTGTAGTCTGGAGCCGTTCATCTCCTCCTTCCACAATCTCGATCTCCATTCCGCCCAGCCTTTCTTCTAGGTCAGCTAGTGAAACTGATGAAGGAATTGCGGGAATATTTCCATATCTTCCCGTGATATAGGTTGGAGACTGCGGCTTCTCCGTATTCAGTCCCACAAAAAAGTCCCCGTTTCCCATAGAAGACAAATTACCATGTATTATAGCCTTTGTAGCGCTCAACATTTCGGATTTAGACGGCGCAGGATTTTCAACTGCATATCTGAAAAACTCCTGTATGACATTGGTATAAAGGGGAGACTGTTCATTTTGTACACCATAGGTATACGCCGGATGCTCGAAGTTATATACGCATCCTCCATTGAGGTAGATCATCATAGCCTCGATTCCTATTAACGCTTCAGGTTCAGACAGCCATTGGCGGTTCCCCTGTGTTTTTCCTATACTGCCGCCCTCAAACAGTTTCCACTTTCCTGTCTCATACCATTTCCATGTATCCATAAGCCCACCCCACTGATAGGCATAGTCGGCAAGCCATAACCCTGTCATATAACTACTTGTAGGCGCATCATTTCCTTCTGCAGCAGGTGTATTTTTATACATAAATATAAAAGAATCACTGTATTTTTCTACTGCCTCTTTAAAAGCTGTCTTGCCCTGCGTGCCCATAGCCTTTTCAATAGACGCCCCATTATTTTGTTCTGACCAGATAAAGTATCCGCCATGCTTTGCAGAAATAGTAAGATACTCTGCGGCCATATTTTCAATACCATTTGCCCACACCCAATAATTCTCTGTACAGAAAATCCCTTGCAGACAGCTATACTGTTCATACATTTTCTCAATCCATGCTGTTGTAAGCCAATGGGCAGATGTATAGTAAGATTGGTTCCCTGCTGTATACACAGTAAGTACTAATGGAATGGGTTCATTCTTCCCGGTATTTGGATTTACATAATTTTGTGCCTCCTCCAGATAATGCTCGTAGAAATCTGCAGCGCTTCCCTCTTGTTTGGGAAGATCATCGGGATGTAGTTCTATCACGGTGTAAGGTTTCAAATCATCCGGCACCTCTTCCCATTTTCCTGTCAGCGTATCATCACCCCAGAAGGCATATTGCCTGTCAGCCTGGGCGTATTTTTCTCCATTGGCATACAACGGAATCATCATCAATGGGACTTCATTGGATATTTCGCGCCTTTTTTCCGCAGGTTCCCAGGCGTCAGGATCTGTAAACGGCCCCTCTGCCACAACCTTTGCATCCGCATATACAATTTCATCTGCCCAGGTCTGTTCTCCGGCATAACATCTTAAATACAGCCTGGATGCATTTTCGGGGACTTCAACATCTACACGGATTGCGGGCGTTGTATACAGGATCCCCTCAGGATAAGCCTCTTGTGACGAATAGAGGACCGTATCATCTGCTAAAATCTCAATTTTTTCTACAATAGCATGTCCTGCCGCCTGATAGTTAGCGCTTTGGTCAATCCCAATATAAGCTTGGAATTTAGACACCCCGGCCCCGCTGATATTATAAGTGATTTCTGAAGGATATGCGGCTACTGTTCCCAGGCCTTTCTCAAACGTGCGGATTTCCCCATCTTGCATTAGTAAACGAATAGGGGTATCCTCTCCGTTATTCCCAGGAGTAAAGGGATGATCCTTCTGTACAGTCTTATTGTTGTCTGCGTCTCCGTGAGTCGCAGAATACCATTTCAAATCTGATAAATAATATTCTGTTCCTGAGCTTTCTTCGGCCTGTACTTCTTTGATTGACAGAGGAATCATACCTAAAATCATGCTCATACTTAATAAAATCCCAAATAAACATTTTAATCTACGAACCATTTTATACCTCCATTGCATAATTACATCAGTTCTTTAAACAGATTTTCAATACAGTATCCTTTTCATCGGGCAAAGGGTATGTGAATACCGGTTCTTCACCAAAGGACACAAACGCCACATCTTGATATAGGGCTGTATTCCAGGCTTCTCCACGGTTCACCTCACTCCCGTCAGCCAGATATGTCACTTCAGCTAATTGTTCAGGCCGGATTCCATACAGCGGCAGCGCTCCCAGGGGCGTCTCATATACATGGGCGTAAATAACGTCCCCTTTCTGTGTATACCTTCCCCATTCTGGTTTCGGCAGCCTGGAAATTCCACATCCGTATATACTCTCTTTATTTTTCTGCATCCACGCGCCCACCTTTTCAAGAATATCAGCACTTTCCATGGGAATGTTTCCTTTCGCATCTGGCCCCACATTGAGAATCATATTTCCACCTTTACTCACACATTCTACAAGTTTTCGTACCAACATCTGAGGACTTTTGTACTGATGGTCAAAATTACAGTATCCCCAATGGTTATTCATTGTAGCGCAAAGTTCCCACGGGATAGGCTCTCCATTTTCACCGCACACGCCTTCAGGCGGGATGATCTGTTCCGGACTTGCAAAATCACCGCTGTATATCAGTGGATGCTCCGTCGCAATACTGCCATGGTTGTCTCCTGCCCCTTCTAAACGGTTATCGATAATCACATCCGGCTGATATGTGCGGACCATTTGAATCAGCTCAGAGGCCCGCCATTTTTCTCCCGTCATATCATCGTAGGAGAAATCAAACCAGAGCAAGTCTAATTTTCCATAGTTGGCCACAAGCTCCCTGACTTGTCCGTGCATATATTTAAGATACCGTTCAAAGTCGATTTCCTCATCTTTATACGCCTCGTTATTCCGCATAGGATGCTGCCTGTCTCCATATTTGGGGAAATCAGGGTGGTGCCAGTCTATGATAGAAAAATAGAGTCCCACCTTAAGCCCCTCTTCCCGGCAGGCGTCTACAAACTCCCTGACCAAATCTCTTCCGGCTTTGGTGTTGGTCACTTTATAGTCCGTCAGTCCAGAATCAAACAGACAGAACCCATCATGATGTTTTGCTGTCAGCACTACATATTTCATGCCCGCATTTTTCGCTAAGCGTACCCATCTCCTCGGATCATAGTCCACCGGATCAAACTGTTCGAAATAGGGCCTATATTCTTCCACTGTCATTTCCTGTTCTGACATCACCCACTCGCCGCACGCCGGGATTGCATACAGTCCCCAGTGGATAAACATGCCGAATCTCGCCTCCATAAACCACTGTGTGCGTTTCTTAATTTCTTGATTCATATCACGTACCTCCTCCTGCTATATCATCCTTTAACCGCACCGCCTGACAACGCCTCTATGAAAAATTTACTGAAAATACAGTATAAGAGTACTGGCGGAAGTATGATTATTACCATAGCCGAAAATAATCCATTATAATTTGTATTAAATGCTGTAGTAAATGTTGATAGCAGCGCAGGAACAGTCAGCTTCTCGCGGGTAATTAAAACAAGAGAGGCCCAGTAGTACTCATTCCAGTTATTTAAAAATGCAAGTACCGCCGCGGTCATAATCCCAGGGCGCGCAATGGGAAAAATGACCTTCATCCATGTCTGCACATACCCGCAGCCGTCAATTCTCGCCGCCTCCTCTAAATCCCGCGGTATATTATCATAATAATTTTTGATGACAAAAAAGCTAATTGCTATCCCGCTGCAGGAATAAATAAGAATCAGCGCGCCCCTGGTATCATAGAGATGCAGATTGTTGATCAGGTTATACACTGGGTAGGTCAAAGCCGTGGCCGGGATAAACATAGTGGAATATAATAGTAT of the Luxibacter massiliensis genome contains:
- a CDS encoding glycoside hydrolase family 98 domain-containing protein — its product is MVRRLKCLFGILLSMSMILGMIPLSIKEVQAEESSGTEYYLSDLKWYSATHGDADNNKTVQKDHPFTPGNNGEDTPIRLLMQDGEIRTFEKGLGTVAAYPSEITYNISGAGVSKFQAYIGIDQSANYQAAGHAIVEKIEILADDTVLYSSQEAYPEGILYTTPAIRVDVEVPENASRLYLRCYAGEQTWADEIVYADAKVVAEGPFTDPDAWEPAEKRREISNEVPLMMIPLYANGEKYAQADRQYAFWGDDTLTGKWEEVPDDLKPYTVIELHPDDLPKQEGSAADFYEHYLEEAQNYVNPNTGKNEPIPLVLTVYTAGNQSYYTSAHWLTTAWIEKMYEQYSCLQGIFCTENYWVWANGIENMAAEYLTISAKHGGYFIWSEQNNGASIEKAMGTQGKTAFKEAVEKYSDSFIFMYKNTPAAEGNDAPTSSYMTGLWLADYAYQWGGLMDTWKWYETGKWKLFEGGSIGKTQGNRQWLSEPEALIGIEAMMIYLNGGCVYNFEHPAYTYGVQNEQSPLYTNVIQEFFRYAVENPAPSKSEMLSATKAIIHGNLSSMGNGDFFVGLNTEKPQSPTYITGRYGNIPAIPSSVSLADLEERLGGMEIEIVEGGDERLQTTEKRQAYFNSLYEDTYDGDIFAQKLEDAWYVYNYKYNEDVDQTAENMSLSVPGVSDRGWEASAVLEPHTYLILKEKADGITVRLNNYRTNKDELWENAQNASEAAALPEMSKKDALSWVYTNYITNTKDQERRTTTITLSNLEKQPVISNVSGLEGNYTDPEVEYNAETKTATITVTSNGYVYFDIKAE
- a CDS encoding alpha-L-fucosidase; the protein is MNQEIKKRTQWFMEARFGMFIHWGLYAIPACGEWVMSEQEMTVEEYRPYFEQFDPVDYDPRRWVRLAKNAGMKYVVLTAKHHDGFCLFDSGLTDYKVTNTKAGRDLVREFVDACREEGLKVGLYFSIIDWHHPDFPKYGDRQHPMRNNEAYKDEEIDFERYLKYMHGQVRELVANYGKLDLLWFDFSYDDMTGEKWRASELIQMVRTYQPDVIIDNRLEGAGDNHGSIATEHPLIYSGDFASPEQIIPPEGVCGENGEPIPWELCATMNNHWGYCNFDHQYKSPQMLVRKLVECVSKGGNMILNVGPDAKGNIPMESADILEKVGAWMQKNKESIYGCGISRLPKPEWGRYTQKGDVIYAHVYETPLGALPLYGIRPEQLAEVTYLADGSEVNRGEAWNTALYQDVAFVSFGEEPVFTYPLPDEKDTVLKICLKN
- a CDS encoding carbohydrate ABC transporter permease, with the protein product MKKKRHIASVKNMPAGTRIFSYICLLWALIVALVPLIWLVLSSLKEDPLARPGFQLPKAICLDGYISTFRDLHVLRYFGNSMFVAGASVIISVVMISMSAYVVARMEFKGKTLVSILLYSTMFIPATALTYPVYNLINNLHLYDTRGALILIYSCSGIAISFFVIKNYYDNIPRDLEEAARIDGCGYVQTWMKVIFPIARPGIMTAAVLAFLNNWNEYYWASLVLITREKLTVPALLSTFTTAFNTNYNGLFSAMVIIILPPVLLYCIFSKFFIEALSGGAVKG